In Streptomyces sp. DG2A-72, one genomic interval encodes:
- the dnaE gene encoding DNA polymerase III subunit alpha translates to MPDSFVHLHNHTEYSMLDGAQKLKPMFGEVARQGMPAIAMSDHGNMFGAYEFAQVAKGFEGIKPIIGIEAYVAPSSRSVRKREFWGPGGRRAVSQDGEGSKDVSGGGRFTHMTMWARNAQGLRNLFWLSTQASYEGQFPAGKPRMDRELIAARPDGIIATTGCPSGEIQTRLRLNQYDEAKAAAAAYQEIFGRDNYFLELMDHGLDIEREVREGLLSLAKELSIPLLATNDAHYITEDQADAHDSLLCIGVGKNKDDPNRFRFNGSGYYLKSAAEMRSLFSELPQACDNTLLIAERIESYDEVFDYVDEMPQFPDVPEGETQESWLRKEALKGLAMRYGDPIPQHVLDRFETEMSVIGPMGFSSYFLVVADICRHARDNKISLGPGRGSCTGSLVAYATRITELCPLEHGLLFERFLNPERINPPDVDLDFDDRQRDRMVQYVTEKYGGEYTAMVNTFGKIKAKNAIKDSSRILGYPYAHGERITKALPPDQNGKPAPLAVIFDPSHERYGEAGEIRQMYDNEQDVKRVIDTARGVEGLTRGTGVHAAAVILSKTKLTDRIPLHMRAADGVKITGFDYPSCEAMGLIKMDFLGLRNLGVIDQAIENIRENRGVSLATVDPLDGAPSTVVIPLDDAKTYRLLAEGNTFGVFQLDGGGMRVLLKQMEPTRFEDIAAVNALYRPGPMAANAHTNYAHRKTGRQEITPIHPELRDALEPILGNTFHLLVYQEQIMGIARELAGYTLGGADLLRRAMGKKKPEVLAAEWDKFHDGMRGNGYSEEAIKALWDVMLPFSGYAFNKSHTAGYGLVSYWTAYLKANYPAEYMAALLTSVGDDKDKAGIYLADARKNGVRVLQPDVNESVAEFTAVGDDVRFGLKSVRNVGDNVIEAIVDGRRRKGKFTSFSDFLDKADLPALNKRAVESLIKAGTFDSLKHSRKGLTAIHEDAIDAIIPVKKAASFGQDDLFADLSGEGSGEPAFGLDFPVDDTEWPRRQLLATEREMLGLYVSAHPLDGAEHILSRARDCSIAELLASGRTNRDVQLSGLITGIQLKVTKQGNAWAIVNLADRDAGIEVLFFPAAYQLVQHALAEDNVISVKGKTEDRDGTVNIFGRELTVLDVSPAEHGGKPPVRLALPAHQVTEQTVRELKRILADHPGDNPVHLSVRSARKTTVYALQAEVDATTVASDVKGTFGADAWAGLT, encoded by the coding sequence ATGCCGGATTCCTTCGTCCACCTGCACAACCACACCGAATACTCGATGCTGGACGGCGCGCAGAAGCTGAAGCCGATGTTCGGCGAGGTGGCCCGGCAAGGCATGCCGGCGATCGCCATGAGCGATCACGGCAACATGTTCGGTGCCTACGAGTTCGCGCAGGTCGCGAAGGGCTTCGAGGGGATCAAGCCGATCATCGGCATCGAGGCGTATGTGGCGCCTTCCTCTCGGTCCGTCCGGAAGCGGGAGTTCTGGGGGCCAGGAGGCCGCCGTGCTGTGAGCCAGGACGGTGAGGGGTCGAAGGACGTCTCCGGTGGTGGCCGCTTCACCCACATGACCATGTGGGCGCGGAACGCCCAGGGGCTGCGGAACCTGTTCTGGCTCAGCACACAGGCCAGCTACGAGGGCCAGTTCCCCGCCGGTAAACCGCGCATGGACCGGGAGCTGATCGCTGCACGGCCGGACGGCATCATCGCCACCACCGGCTGTCCGTCCGGCGAAATCCAGACCCGCCTGCGGCTGAACCAGTACGACGAGGCGAAGGCAGCTGCCGCGGCCTACCAGGAGATCTTCGGCCGCGACAACTATTTCCTGGAGCTGATGGATCACGGCCTGGACATCGAGCGTGAGGTCCGTGAGGGCCTGCTGAGCCTGGCCAAGGAACTGAGCATTCCCCTCCTGGCCACCAATGACGCGCACTACATCACCGAGGACCAGGCCGACGCCCACGACAGTCTGCTGTGCATCGGTGTCGGCAAGAACAAGGACGACCCGAACCGCTTCCGTTTCAACGGCTCCGGTTACTACCTCAAGAGCGCCGCTGAGATGCGCAGCCTGTTCTCGGAGCTTCCACAAGCCTGCGACAACACCCTGCTGATCGCCGAGCGCATCGAGTCCTACGACGAGGTCTTCGACTACGTCGACGAGATGCCGCAGTTCCCGGACGTGCCGGAAGGCGAGACCCAGGAGTCGTGGCTGCGCAAGGAAGCCCTCAAGGGTCTGGCGATGCGCTACGGGGACCCGATCCCCCAGCACGTCCTGGACCGCTTCGAGACCGAGATGTCGGTCATCGGCCCCATGGGATTCAGTTCCTACTTCCTCGTCGTGGCGGACATCTGCCGCCATGCCCGGGACAACAAGATCTCCCTCGGTCCGGGCCGGGGTTCGTGCACCGGCTCGCTCGTTGCCTACGCCACCCGCATCACCGAGCTGTGCCCCCTGGAGCACGGCCTTCTCTTCGAGCGGTTCCTGAACCCCGAACGCATCAACCCGCCGGACGTGGACCTCGACTTCGACGACCGACAGCGCGACCGGATGGTCCAATACGTCACCGAGAAATACGGCGGGGAGTACACCGCCATGGTGAACACGTTCGGCAAGATCAAGGCCAAGAACGCGATCAAGGACTCCTCACGCATCCTCGGCTACCCCTACGCCCACGGCGAGCGGATCACCAAAGCGCTCCCGCCGGACCAGAACGGCAAGCCCGCCCCGCTGGCTGTCATCTTCGACCCCTCCCACGAGCGGTATGGCGAGGCCGGCGAGATCCGGCAGATGTATGACAACGAGCAGGATGTGAAGCGGGTCATCGACACCGCCCGCGGGGTGGAGGGCCTCACTCGCGGCACCGGCGTGCACGCCGCGGCGGTGATCCTTTCCAAGACGAAGCTCACCGACCGCATCCCGCTGCACATGCGTGCCGCAGACGGCGTGAAGATCACCGGCTTCGACTACCCGTCCTGCGAAGCCATGGGCCTGATCAAGATGGACTTCCTCGGGCTGCGGAACCTGGGGGTCATCGACCAGGCCATCGAGAACATCCGCGAGAACCGGGGCGTCAGCCTGGCCACCGTAGATCCCCTGGACGGCGCCCCGTCCACCGTTGTGATCCCTCTGGACGACGCCAAGACGTACCGGCTCCTGGCCGAGGGCAACACATTCGGTGTCTTCCAACTCGACGGTGGCGGCATGCGTGTCCTGCTCAAGCAGATGGAACCTACCCGGTTCGAGGACATCGCCGCGGTCAATGCCCTATACCGGCCCGGCCCCATGGCGGCCAACGCGCACACCAACTACGCGCACCGCAAGACCGGCCGCCAGGAGATCACCCCGATCCATCCCGAGCTGCGCGACGCTCTGGAGCCGATCCTCGGCAACACCTTCCATCTGCTCGTCTACCAGGAGCAGATCATGGGCATCGCCCGGGAACTGGCCGGCTACACCCTCGGCGGCGCCGACCTGCTGCGTCGTGCGATGGGCAAGAAGAAGCCGGAGGTGCTGGCCGCGGAGTGGGACAAGTTCCACGACGGCATGCGCGGCAACGGATACAGCGAGGAGGCGATCAAGGCCCTCTGGGACGTCATGCTTCCGTTCTCCGGCTACGCATTCAACAAGTCCCACACCGCAGGTTACGGCCTGGTCTCCTACTGGACCGCCTACCTCAAGGCCAACTATCCGGCCGAGTACATGGCCGCTCTGCTCACCTCGGTCGGCGACGACAAGGACAAGGCCGGGATCTACCTCGCCGACGCCCGCAAGAACGGCGTCCGCGTCCTCCAGCCCGACGTGAACGAGTCCGTCGCCGAGTTCACTGCCGTCGGCGACGACGTACGGTTCGGGCTGAAGTCCGTACGCAACGTCGGCGACAACGTCATCGAGGCCATCGTCGACGGGCGCCGCCGGAAGGGGAAATTCACTTCCTTCTCCGACTTCCTCGACAAGGCGGACCTGCCCGCACTGAACAAGAGGGCCGTGGAGTCCCTGATCAAGGCCGGTACCTTCGACTCCCTGAAGCATTCACGTAAGGGCCTCACGGCTATCCACGAGGACGCCATCGACGCGATCATCCCCGTGAAGAAGGCGGCAAGCTTCGGACAAGACGATCTCTTCGCAGATCTGAGCGGCGAAGGAAGCGGCGAACCTGCCTTCGGCCTCGATTTCCCCGTCGACGACACGGAGTGGCCCCGCAGGCAACTCCTGGCCACCGAACGCGAAATGCTGGGCCTCTACGTCTCCGCCCACCCGCTGGACGGCGCCGAGCACATCCTCTCCCGGGCACGGGACTGTTCCATCGCCGAACTGCTCGCATCCGGCCGCACCAACAGGGATGTCCAGCTCTCCGGACTGATCACCGGCATTCAGCTCAAGGTGACGAAACAGGGCAATGCCTGGGCCATCGTGAACCTCGCAGACCGTGACGCCGGCATCGAGGTCCTCTTCTTCCCCGCCGCCTACCAGCTCGTGCAGCACGCACTGGCCGAAGACAACGTCATCTCCGTCAAGGGCAAGACCGAAGACCGGGACGGAACCGTGAACATCTTCGGCAGAGAACTCACGGTGCTGGACGTCTCCCCCGCCGAGCACGGCGGGAAGCCCCCCGTGCGGCTTGCCCTCCCCGCCCACCAGGTCACTGAACAGACCGTCAGAGAACTCAAGCGCATCCTTGCGGACCACCCGGGCGACAATCCAGTCCACCTCAGTGTCCGCAGCGCACGCAAGACGACCGTCTACGCCCTACAAGCCGAGGTGGACGCCACCACCGTCGCCTCCGACGTGAAGGGCACATTCGGAGCTGACGCGTGGGCGGGCCTGACATGA
- a CDS encoding DUF6300 family protein — MPRTGETAPVELRTSGTAPPCPRCDTPVVLVARYPHAWRNRAGQRIDGLKESVLCRSCDANDPAAGELLALFAADGQLSAVRREAFDKLVHEWLNVIRDRTPNRTDLSSEEARWRAGEL; from the coding sequence ATGCCGAGGACCGGCGAGACTGCCCCTGTCGAACTGCGGACCTCCGGGACGGCCCCTCCTTGCCCACGCTGCGATACTCCGGTGGTGCTGGTGGCTCGCTACCCACACGCCTGGCGCAACCGGGCCGGACAACGGATCGACGGCCTCAAGGAATCGGTACTCTGCCGATCCTGCGACGCCAATGACCCTGCGGCGGGAGAACTGCTGGCGCTGTTCGCCGCAGACGGCCAACTGAGTGCAGTGCGTCGTGAAGCGTTCGACAAGCTCGTTCATGAGTGGCTGAACGTCATACGCGACCGTACTCCGAACCGCACGGATCTAAGTTCAGAGGAGGCTCGGTGGAGGGCCGGCGAACTGTAG